A region from the Deltaproteobacteria bacterium PRO3 genome encodes:
- a CDS encoding ribose-phosphate pyrophosphokinase, whose product MRPLEDIKIFSGNANLGLAREICDSLGVPLGAAQVKRFSDGEVWVEIDENVRGKDVFIIQSTSRPANEHLMELLIMIDALKRASAERITAVMPYYGYARQDRKVQPRTPITSKLVADLITSAGAHRVLSVDLHAGQIQGFFNIPFDHLYATPILLDYIKENLMNDLVIVSPDAGGAERARAYAKRLEVGLAMIDKRRTRPNVSEVMNVIGEVEGKTAIIVDDMVDTAGTLTQAAQALADNGAKRVFACATHGVLSGPAVERIEKSVLSALVVTNTISQPEAVLKHPKIKVLSMAKLLGEAISRITHSDSVSSLFV is encoded by the coding sequence ATGCGACCCTTGGAAGACATCAAAATTTTCTCCGGCAATGCCAACTTGGGCTTGGCCCGGGAGATCTGCGACTCCCTCGGAGTGCCGCTCGGCGCTGCCCAGGTCAAGCGCTTCTCCGACGGCGAGGTCTGGGTCGAGATCGACGAGAACGTCCGGGGCAAGGACGTCTTCATCATCCAGTCGACCTCGCGGCCGGCCAACGAGCACCTGATGGAGCTGCTCATCATGATCGACGCGCTCAAGCGCGCCTCGGCCGAGCGCATCACGGCGGTCATGCCCTACTACGGCTACGCCCGGCAAGATCGCAAGGTCCAGCCCCGCACCCCGATCACCTCCAAGCTGGTCGCCGACCTCATTACCTCGGCGGGCGCCCACCGCGTGCTCTCCGTCGACCTGCACGCCGGGCAGATCCAGGGCTTCTTCAACATTCCCTTCGATCATCTCTACGCGACGCCGATCCTGCTCGATTACATCAAGGAAAACCTGATGAACGACCTGGTCATCGTCTCGCCCGACGCCGGCGGCGCCGAGCGCGCCCGCGCCTACGCGAAGCGCCTCGAGGTCGGTCTCGCGATGATCGACAAGCGGCGCACGCGCCCCAACGTCTCCGAGGTCATGAACGTCATCGGCGAGGTCGAGGGCAAGACCGCGATCATCGTCGACGACATGGTCGACACCGCGGGCACCTTGACCCAAGCCGCCCAGGCCCTGGCGGACAACGGCGCCAAGCGCGTCTTCGCCTGCGCCACCCACGGCGTGCTCTCGGGCCCCGCCGTCGAGCGCATCGAAAAATCCGTCTTGTCGGCCCTGGTGGTGACGAATACAATTTCGCAGCCCGAGGCCGTGCTCAAGCACCCCAAGATCAAGGTGCTGTCGATGGCCAAGCTGCTGGGCGAGGCGATCAGCCGCATCACCCACAGCGATTCGGTTTCTTCATTGTTCGTTTAG
- a CDS encoding DUF2232 domain-containing protein: MEVPLPSTGGSRPLSLFGALGLGLMSLLMYLSGLLVWLTPLPLLYAYRRARGIKAMAGILLPMAILAAIYGALLPFATDRLGAEGALKLFFWVPGLGLGPTVESWNPAVFGIAYYLFFALIGVLLGEFEAQPYSMTRLVGQTAAIVFLFLALWLALYTWGTWGDFVRGLEGYFVKMLQEITKATPADEEMQVQWAMLKDHAEGIAYYAVRLLPAMVFNLLLFVLWLNIVVARRLFAAWGGVFPFLGELKNWRLPFLGVWVVIAFAFLWIFDAYVLKLDWLKVAALNVFIVFALIYFFQGLAIVAFYLNRWSLSPMIRLVLYAVLLLFFQPLSFLLVAFGFFDSWFDFRKLVPKSA; encoded by the coding sequence ATGGAGGTCCCATTGCCTAGCACCGGAGGATCGCGGCCGCTGAGCCTGTTCGGCGCCTTGGGGTTGGGGCTGATGTCCCTGCTGATGTACTTGAGCGGCCTCCTGGTTTGGTTGACCCCCTTGCCCTTGCTCTACGCCTACCGGCGGGCGCGGGGGATCAAGGCCATGGCTGGGATCCTCCTGCCGATGGCGATCCTGGCGGCGATTTACGGGGCGCTCTTGCCCTTCGCGACCGATCGGCTCGGCGCCGAGGGGGCCTTGAAGCTGTTTTTTTGGGTTCCCGGCCTGGGCCTAGGCCCCACGGTCGAATCCTGGAACCCGGCGGTCTTTGGCATCGCATACTACCTGTTTTTCGCCCTGATCGGCGTGCTGCTCGGCGAGTTCGAGGCCCAGCCCTATTCGATGACGCGGCTGGTGGGGCAGACGGCGGCGATCGTCTTCCTCTTCCTGGCCCTGTGGCTGGCCCTCTACACTTGGGGTACCTGGGGCGATTTTGTCCGGGGCTTGGAAGGTTACTTCGTGAAGATGCTCCAAGAAATCACGAAGGCGACTCCGGCCGACGAGGAAATGCAGGTCCAGTGGGCCATGTTGAAGGACCATGCGGAGGGCATCGCCTACTACGCGGTGCGCCTGTTGCCGGCGATGGTTTTCAATCTGTTGCTTTTCGTGCTGTGGCTGAACATCGTCGTGGCGCGGAGGCTGTTCGCGGCCTGGGGCGGCGTTTTTCCCTTCCTGGGCGAGCTGAAGAACTGGCGATTGCCCTTCCTGGGCGTTTGGGTGGTGATCGCCTTCGCCTTCCTCTGGATCTTCGACGCCTACGTGCTCAAGCTGGACTGGTTGAAGGTGGCGGCGCTCAACGTGTTCATCGTTTTTGCCCTGATCTATTTCTTTCAGGGCCTGGCGATCGTGGCCTTCTACCTGAACCGTTGGTCGCTTTCGCCGATGATCCGCCTGGTTCTGTATGCGGTGTTGCTGTTGTTCTTTCAACCTTTGAGCTTTTTGCTGGTGGCCTTCGGATTTTTCGACTCGTGGTTCGATTTCCGCAAGCTGGTCCCGAAGTCCGCTTAG
- a CDS encoding septation protein SpoVG, producing the protein MEVTEVRVFPVNEEKLKAYATVTFDDCFVVRDLKVIHGNSGLFVAMPSKKRKDGTFKDVAHPLNNEFRAKIETAVLDAYEREKGALPPAAPAPQAPKIESKTPDQIKPEDYAAPDD; encoded by the coding sequence ATGGAAGTCACCGAAGTCCGAGTATTTCCCGTTAACGAAGAGAAGCTGAAGGCCTACGCGACGGTCACCTTCGACGACTGCTTCGTGGTCCGCGACCTCAAGGTCATCCACGGCAACAGCGGCCTCTTCGTCGCCATGCCCTCCAAGAAGCGCAAGGACGGCACCTTCAAGGACGTCGCCCATCCCTTAAATAACGAATTTCGGGCCAAGATCGAGACCGCCGTCCTCGACGCCTACGAGCGCGAGAAGGGCGCCCTGCCGCCCGCCGCCCCGGCCCCTCAGGCCCCCAAAATCGAGTCCAAGACCCCCGACCAGATCAAGCCCGAGGATTATGCCGCCCCGGACGACTGA
- a CDS encoding 50S ribosomal protein L25/general stress protein Ctc, with product MERQQLTANLRQKTGKGVARQLRAKGAIPAVLYGQGQEAMPLSVNTRDFTKAVSSASGINVIVDLQIEGKERIPVMVKDYQAHVIDRKFLHVDFLKIDLTKKVSVEVPIQLVGKAPGVKEGGILEHITRTIKVNCLPTAIPNALEADVSGLNIGDNIHVHDLKLPEGVELVPGSDETVAAVVAPVEEVATTPETEVVQPEVLTEKKPAEGEAEKKVEKKEEKKK from the coding sequence ATGGAACGCCAACAGTTAACCGCCAACCTTCGGCAAAAGACCGGCAAGGGCGTCGCCCGCCAATTGCGCGCCAAGGGCGCGATCCCGGCCGTCCTCTACGGTCAGGGCCAAGAGGCCATGCCCCTCTCGGTCAACACCCGCGACTTCACCAAGGCGGTGAGCTCGGCCTCCGGCATCAACGTCATCGTCGACCTGCAGATCGAGGGCAAGGAGCGGATACCGGTCATGGTGAAGGACTACCAGGCCCACGTCATCGACCGCAAATTCCTGCATGTCGACTTTTTGAAGATCGACTTGACCAAGAAGGTCTCGGTCGAGGTCCCGATCCAGCTGGTCGGCAAGGCCCCCGGCGTCAAGGAAGGCGGCATCCTCGAGCACATCACCCGCACCATCAAGGTCAACTGCCTCCCGACCGCCATTCCCAACGCCCTCGAGGCGGACGTTTCCGGCCTCAACATCGGCGATAACATCCACGTGCACGATCTCAAGCTCCCCGAGGGCGTCGAGCTGGTGCCGGGCTCCGACGAGACCGTCGCGGCCGTCGTGGCGCCGGTGGAAGAGGTCGCCACGACCCCCGAGACCGAGGTCGTCCAGCCCGAGGTCCTGACCGAGAAGAAGCCCGCCGAGGGCGAGGCCGAGAAGAAGGTCGAGAAAAAGGAAGAGAAGAAAAAGTAG
- a CDS encoding alpha/beta hydrolase, with amino-acid sequence MNKSKGPRKAVTQKNPGKLAQLIRLREGFTKSSDGTAIYYKAVGFGFPIVLCNGMGVSTFFWKYFENAFKNHFQVITWDYRGHGRSAAPKNRDNVSVQALVEDCKAVCDELKVKKALFIGHSLGTQVVLEFYRRHPRYVAGIVSCLGTFGRPMDYFYNSPLSKYIFEVFTALGLLFPKQSNFLSQLLIKNPFWYQLGGLMKMINTGMADKADAQKYVDHILSLDPQFFAKLSRSVQSHSAEDMLKRLKIPTLIIGADGDTFTPVWLAKKMHRVIPKSELIIIKNGSHAALVEQPELINLRIEKFLRERILSLPQAAAREVAARAEAG; translated from the coding sequence ATGAACAAAAGCAAAGGGCCGCGGAAGGCCGTCACACAAAAGAATCCGGGCAAACTTGCCCAGCTGATCCGGCTGCGGGAGGGCTTCACCAAAAGCTCCGACGGCACCGCGATCTATTACAAGGCGGTCGGCTTCGGATTTCCCATCGTGCTGTGCAACGGCATGGGGGTCTCGACCTTTTTTTGGAAATATTTCGAAAACGCCTTCAAGAACCACTTCCAGGTCATCACCTGGGACTATCGCGGCCATGGCCGCTCGGCGGCGCCCAAAAACCGGGACAACGTCAGCGTCCAGGCCTTGGTCGAGGACTGCAAGGCGGTCTGCGACGAGCTGAAGGTCAAGAAGGCCCTCTTCATCGGCCACAGCCTCGGGACCCAGGTGGTCCTCGAGTTCTACCGGCGCCACCCGCGCTACGTCGCGGGCATCGTCTCCTGCCTCGGCACCTTCGGCCGGCCGATGGATTATTTTTATAATTCGCCGCTTTCCAAGTATATCTTCGAGGTCTTCACCGCCTTAGGCCTGCTCTTCCCCAAGCAAAGCAATTTCCTCAGCCAGCTGCTCATCAAGAACCCCTTCTGGTATCAGCTGGGCGGCCTGATGAAGATGATCAACACGGGGATGGCCGACAAGGCCGACGCCCAGAAGTACGTCGATCACATCCTGAGCCTCGACCCGCAATTCTTCGCCAAACTCAGCCGCAGCGTGCAGTCGCACAGCGCCGAGGACATGCTGAAGCGTCTCAAGATTCCCACCCTCATCATTGGGGCCGACGGCGACACCTTCACGCCGGTCTGGCTGGCCAAGAAGATGCACCGGGTTATCCCCAAATCCGAGCTGATCATCATCAAGAACGGCTCGCACGCCGCCCTCGTCGAGCAGCCCGAGCTGATCAACCTGAGGATCGAGAAGTTTTTGCGGGAGAGGATCCTGTCGCTGCCGCAGGCCGCGGCAAGAGAGGTGGCCGCGCGCGCCGAGGCCGGCTGA
- the rpsF gene encoding 30S ribosomal protein S6, translated as MREYETIYVLKPDLPGDQVKTIQEKLKDIITKGGGHILHHVDWGKRRLAYRVEKFTQAQYLYLQYLDQGASVAELERILKYDDRVLKFLTVKVDEKVDQAERLARAGEAPLPPEEVFHEEPVYDRPPRDRYGDRRHHEGGHGHGRDASPADEPAIEGVEE; from the coding sequence ATGCGCGAGTACGAGACGATCTACGTCCTCAAGCCGGACCTGCCCGGCGACCAAGTCAAGACCATCCAAGAAAAACTCAAGGATATCATTACCAAAGGCGGCGGTCACATCCTGCACCACGTCGACTGGGGCAAGCGCCGCCTGGCCTATCGGGTCGAGAAGTTCACCCAGGCCCAATACCTGTACCTGCAATACCTCGATCAGGGGGCCTCGGTCGCCGAACTCGAGCGCATCCTGAAGTACGACGACCGGGTGCTCAAATTCCTCACCGTCAAGGTTGACGAAAAGGTCGACCAGGCCGAACGTCTGGCCCGCGCCGGCGAGGCCCCGCTCCCGCCGGAAGAGGTCTTTCACGAAGAGCCTGTCTACGACCGTCCGCCCCGCGATCGCTACGGCGATCGCCGGCATCACGAGGGCGGCCACGGCCATGGGCGCGATGCGAGCCCCGCCGACGAACCCGCCATTGAAGGCGTTGAAGAATAG
- a CDS encoding 4-(cytidine 5'-diphospho)-2-C-methyl-D-erythritol kinase, giving the protein MQSLTLPSPGKVNLRLEVVGKRSDGYHELRSLMERVSIADEIDMKIVEKGITVTCDHEGVPNDESNIAFKAIKEILAYSSRNVGVEVHIKKRIPVAAGMGGGSSNAATVIKGINHLLKLKLTKEKLMKIGLKVGADVPFFLFEGPALAEGIGEQLKKVKAMPKLLFLLVNPNIPVRTDWVYGRYQLEGGKFNGQGEVPNAYRTKKDVAKILHNDLERVTIKEFPIIGEIKDEMLKLGALASQMTGSGPTVFGIFADKVKLAKAFERMEKKAQKEWKIFMAENLDAA; this is encoded by the coding sequence ATGCAAAGCCTCACCCTTCCTTCTCCCGGAAAAGTCAATCTTCGCCTGGAAGTCGTCGGAAAGCGCTCGGACGGGTACCACGAGCTGCGCAGCCTCATGGAGCGGGTCAGCATCGCCGACGAAATCGACATGAAAATCGTCGAAAAAGGAATCACGGTCACCTGCGACCATGAAGGGGTCCCCAACGACGAGAGCAATATCGCCTTCAAGGCCATCAAGGAGATCTTGGCCTATTCTAGCCGTAATGTCGGGGTCGAGGTACACATTAAAAAGCGCATCCCCGTAGCTGCCGGTATGGGTGGAGGCTCCAGCAACGCCGCCACCGTCATCAAGGGCATCAACCACCTCCTCAAGCTCAAGCTGACCAAAGAAAAGCTCATGAAAATCGGCCTTAAGGTAGGGGCGGACGTGCCCTTTTTCCTCTTCGAAGGCCCGGCCCTGGCCGAGGGCATCGGCGAGCAGCTGAAAAAAGTCAAGGCCATGCCTAAGTTATTATTTTTACTGGTAAATCCTAATATTCCCGTGCGCACCGACTGGGTCTACGGGCGCTACCAGCTCGAGGGGGGCAAGTTCAACGGGCAGGGCGAGGTCCCCAACGCCTACCGCACCAAGAAAGACGTCGCCAAGATCCTCCACAACGACCTCGAGCGGGTCACCATCAAAGAATTCCCCATCATCGGTGAAATTAAAGACGAAATGTTGAAATTGGGGGCCCTGGCCAGCCAGATGACCGGCAGCGGCCCCACGGTCTTTGGGATCTTTGCCGACAAGGTCAAGCTGGCCAAGGCCTTCGAGCGCATGGAGAAAAAGGCCCAAAAAGAGTGGAAAATTTTCATGGCCGAAAACCTGGACGCCGCCTGA
- the rpsR gene encoding 30S ribosomal protein S18 — translation MAYAQRPKTRKRSFSRRKVCRFCADKDFKLDYKSPKLLGLFITERGKIIPRRITGNCALHQRALTTAVKRARTLALIPFTATHA, via the coding sequence ATGGCCTATGCGCAACGACCCAAGACCCGCAAACGCAGCTTCAGCCGCCGTAAGGTGTGCCGTTTCTGCGCCGACAAGGATTTCAAGCTGGACTACAAAAGCCCCAAGCTGCTCGGTCTCTTCATCACCGAGCGCGGAAAGATCATTCCTCGGCGCATCACCGGTAACTGCGCGCTGCACCAGCGCGCCTTGACCACCGCCGTGAAGCGGGCCCGCACCCTGGCGCTGATCCCCTTCACGGCGACCCACGCCTAG
- a CDS encoding ribonuclease PH gives MSRSALALRPLKFKTQVNRYAEGSCLIEMGNTQVLCLASVEEEVPKWRNLGEGWVTAEYAMLPRATHTRSARESVKGRVSGRTQEISRLIGRALRAVVDFKKLGPRTVTLDCEVLQADGGTRCASVNGAMIALALACRRLQREKRIAAWPLTDTVAALSVGYVGGKLCVDLCYEQDSAADVDMNVVMTGDGRFVELQGTAEHEPFSLAQSQRMIRAAAQGIEKITRIQRQALAKILPKAGRGR, from the coding sequence ATGTCTCGAAGCGCCCTCGCCCTAAGGCCCCTCAAGTTCAAGACCCAGGTCAACCGCTACGCGGAGGGCTCCTGTCTCATCGAGATGGGCAATACCCAGGTGCTCTGCCTGGCCTCCGTCGAGGAGGAGGTTCCCAAGTGGCGGAACTTGGGCGAGGGCTGGGTCACCGCCGAATACGCGATGCTGCCGCGCGCGACGCACACCCGTTCTGCGCGCGAGTCGGTGAAGGGCAGGGTCTCGGGGCGCACGCAGGAGATCAGCCGCCTGATCGGCCGCGCGCTGCGCGCGGTGGTGGATTTTAAAAAGCTCGGCCCGCGCACCGTCACTCTGGACTGCGAGGTCCTGCAGGCCGACGGCGGGACGCGCTGCGCCAGCGTCAACGGCGCCATGATCGCCCTGGCTCTGGCCTGCCGGCGCCTGCAGCGCGAGAAGAGGATCGCGGCGTGGCCGCTCACCGACACCGTCGCGGCCTTGAGCGTGGGTTACGTCGGCGGAAAGCTGTGCGTCGATCTCTGCTACGAACAGGACTCCGCCGCCGACGTCGACATGAACGTCGTCATGACCGGCGACGGCCGCTTCGTCGAGTTGCAGGGCACGGCCGAGCACGAGCCCTTCAGCCTCGCCCAATCCCAACGGATGATCCGGGCCGCGGCCCAAGGCATCGAAAAGATCACCCGCATCCAGCGCCAAGCCCTGGCGAAGATCCTTCCGAAGGCCGGGAGGGGCCGATGA
- a CDS encoding 50S ribosomal protein L9, translating into MQVILREDIPTLGKAGEVVKVRDGYGRNYLLPRKMAVLADAKNLKAVEAQKKQIEAQRAKDRQKADEAAAKLASLELTIAREVGSNDRLFGSVTKVEISAALREKGVQIDKHLIELAAPIKTIGTYEVGVKLHPEIRAAFKLWVVRQEKK; encoded by the coding sequence ATGCAAGTCATCCTCCGTGAAGACATCCCGACCTTGGGCAAGGCCGGCGAGGTGGTGAAGGTCCGCGACGGCTACGGCCGCAATTACCTCTTGCCCCGCAAGATGGCCGTCCTGGCCGACGCCAAAAACCTCAAGGCCGTCGAGGCCCAAAAGAAGCAGATCGAGGCGCAACGCGCCAAGGATCGCCAAAAGGCCGACGAGGCCGCGGCCAAGCTGGCCAGCCTCGAGCTGACCATCGCCCGGGAGGTCGGCAGCAACGACCGGCTCTTCGGATCGGTGACCAAGGTCGAGATCTCCGCCGCTCTGCGCGAAAAGGGCGTCCAGATCGACAAGCACCTGATCGAGCTTGCGGCCCCGATCAAGACGATCGGCACCTACGAGGTCGGGGTGAAATTGCACCCCGAGATCCGCGCCGCCTTCAAACTCTGGGTCGTCCGCCAGGAAAAGAAATAA
- a CDS encoding XTP/dITP diphosphatase: MKLVVATRNAGKWREIQAILEAPGLEVLSLRDFPKCPEVVEDGATYLENARKKARAVAEHCGDWALADDSGLEVDALGGRPGVHSARYAGEGAGDAENLQKLLRETAAVEASRRGACFRCVLVLRHPDGREFSAEGELRGSLADAPRGAGGFGYDPVFLPTGFAQTLAELSAEEKNRISHRRRALEKMKGVLAGFLGD; the protein is encoded by the coding sequence ATGAAGCTCGTCGTCGCGACCCGCAACGCCGGCAAGTGGCGCGAGATCCAGGCCATCCTCGAGGCGCCGGGCCTGGAAGTCCTCTCGCTGCGGGATTTTCCAAAATGTCCGGAAGTCGTCGAGGACGGGGCGACCTATCTGGAAAACGCGCGCAAGAAGGCCCGCGCCGTGGCCGAGCACTGCGGCGACTGGGCCCTGGCCGACGACAGCGGCCTCGAGGTCGACGCGCTGGGCGGTCGTCCGGGCGTCCATTCGGCGCGTTACGCGGGGGAGGGAGCGGGCGACGCGGAGAACCTGCAAAAGCTCCTGCGCGAGACGGCGGCGGTGGAGGCTTCCCGCCGCGGGGCCTGTTTTCGCTGCGTCTTGGTATTGCGGCATCCGGATGGGCGGGAATTTTCCGCGGAAGGAGAATTGCGAGGCAGCCTCGCGGATGCCCCGCGAGGGGCCGGAGGCTTCGGCTACGATCCGGTATTTCTTCCCACCGGCTTCGCGCAAACCTTGGCCGAGCTGAGCGCGGAAGAGAAGAACCGCATCTCCCACCGCCGCCGGGCCCTGGAGAAAATGAAGGGGGTCCTGGCGGGATTCCTCGGTGACTGA
- the dnaB gene encoding replicative DNA helicase, with translation MAERLSKISDFTEEGRRLPPQALEAEASLLGALLIDPEALHKVADQLRPEDFYKPAHQKIFRAALRLFENNEPPDVITLANELTRQGELEASGGAPYLAQLAASVATSASVVYYAKIIREKAITRGLIKAATEIVTQGYAGDGDVGGLMDFAEKTIFEISERSIQQAFAHVRDVVKESIKTIEHLYENRSAVTGVPTGYKELNRITAGLQRSDLIIVAGRPSMGKTAFALNLATNAALETKQAVAVFSLEMSKEQLVQRMLCSEARVDSSKLRGGFLKQGDWTRLIKAAGDLSQAPLYIDDTPALSVLEMRAKCRRLKKERELGLIVVDYLQLMRSDVTESREREISDISRSLKALAKELHVPVIALSQLNRSVESRTDRRPQLSDLRESGAIEQDADVIAFIYRDEVYNKDTPEKGVAEIIIGKQRNGPIGTVKLKFFHEFTRFEELVETYGDMVPDMGPPPAF, from the coding sequence ATGGCCGAGCGCCTCAGCAAAATTTCGGATTTCACCGAAGAGGGGCGCCGCCTTCCGCCCCAGGCCCTCGAGGCCGAGGCCTCGCTGCTGGGCGCCCTGCTCATCGACCCCGAGGCCCTCCACAAGGTTGCGGACCAGCTGCGGCCAGAAGACTTCTACAAGCCCGCCCATCAAAAAATTTTTCGCGCTGCGCTCCGGCTTTTCGAGAACAACGAGCCCCCCGATGTCATCACGCTCGCCAACGAGCTCACCCGCCAAGGCGAGCTGGAGGCCAGCGGCGGCGCGCCCTACTTGGCGCAGCTCGCGGCCTCGGTGGCCACTTCGGCCTCCGTCGTCTATTACGCGAAGATCATCCGGGAGAAGGCTATCACCCGCGGCCTGATCAAGGCCGCCACCGAAATCGTCACGCAGGGCTACGCGGGCGACGGCGACGTGGGCGGGCTGATGGACTTCGCCGAGAAGACCATCTTCGAGATCAGCGAGCGCAGCATCCAACAGGCCTTCGCCCACGTCCGCGACGTGGTGAAGGAGAGCATCAAGACGATCGAGCACCTATATGAAAACCGCTCGGCGGTGACGGGGGTGCCGACGGGCTACAAAGAGCTGAACCGGATCACCGCGGGCCTGCAGCGCTCCGACCTGATCATCGTCGCCGGCCGGCCCTCGATGGGCAAGACGGCCTTCGCGCTCAACCTGGCGACCAACGCGGCGCTGGAGACCAAACAGGCGGTGGCGGTTTTTTCCCTCGAAATGTCCAAAGAGCAGTTGGTGCAGCGTATGCTCTGCTCCGAGGCGCGGGTCGACTCTTCCAAGCTGCGCGGCGGCTTCCTCAAGCAGGGCGACTGGACGCGCCTGATCAAGGCGGCCGGCGACCTGTCGCAGGCGCCGCTTTATATCGACGATACCCCGGCGCTCTCCGTCCTCGAGATGCGGGCCAAGTGCCGGCGCCTGAAGAAAGAGCGCGAGCTGGGACTGATCGTCGTCGACTACCTCCAGCTGATGCGTAGCGACGTCACCGAGAGCCGCGAGCGCGAGATCAGCGACATCAGCCGCTCGCTCAAGGCCCTCGCCAAGGAGCTGCATGTCCCGGTGATCGCGCTCAGCCAGCTGAACCGCAGCGTCGAGTCGCGCACGGACCGGCGGCCGCAGTTGAGCGATCTTCGCGAATCGGGCGCGATCGAGCAGGATGCGGACGTGATCGCCTTCATCTATCGCGACGAGGTCTATAACAAGGACACGCCCGAGAAGGGCGTCGCCGAGATCATCATCGGCAAGCAGCGTAACGGCCCGATCGGCACCGTCAAGCTCAAGTTCTTCCACGAGTTCACCCGCTTCGAGGAGCTGGTCGAAACCTACGGCGACATGGTCCCCGACATGGGGCCGCCACCGGCCTTTTAG
- a CDS encoding aminoacyl-tRNA hydrolase: protein MPKLIVGLGNPGKEYEKTRHNVGFFIVDRLAEEWGADFRRQKFHGHYAEHREGDEKILLVKPETFMNLSGRCVGPWVDFLKLEGGDLLVVHDELDLPFGRMKAQFSASAAGQKGVASIIEALGHKDFCRLRVGIGRPPAQRGGADHVLAAFSKEERKILDEELLPKASEAVKIFVKMGLDPLMQMVNTKRPN, encoded by the coding sequence ATGCCCAAGCTCATCGTCGGCCTCGGCAATCCCGGCAAAGAATACGAAAAAACCCGACACAACGTCGGGTTTTTTATCGTCGACCGCCTGGCCGAAGAGTGGGGTGCGGACTTTCGCCGGCAGAAGTTCCACGGCCACTACGCCGAGCACCGCGAGGGCGACGAGAAGATCCTGTTGGTCAAGCCCGAGACCTTCATGAATTTGAGCGGCCGCTGCGTCGGCCCCTGGGTCGACTTCCTCAAGCTCGAGGGCGGCGACCTGCTGGTCGTCCATGACGAGCTCGATCTCCCTTTCGGCCGCATGAAGGCCCAATTCTCCGCCAGCGCCGCCGGCCAAAAGGGGGTGGCCTCGATCATCGAGGCCCTGGGTCATAAAGACTTCTGCCGCCTGCGGGTGGGCATCGGCCGGCCCCCGGCCCAAAGGGGAGGGGCCGATCACGTCCTGGCCGCCTTCTCGAAGGAAGAGCGCAAGATTTTGGACGAAGAGCTCTTGCCTAAGGCCTCGGAAGCGGTGAAGATCTTCGTCAAAATGGGGCTTGACCCCCTGATGCAAATGGTTAATACCAAGCGCCCTAATTGA
- a CDS encoding glycosyltransferase family 2 protein encodes MAICDVSVIIPTHNRLEFLRKALGSVLSQEPSPREVIVVDDGSTDGTWAWLGALAEPRLRAIRKENQGPAAARNRGLALASGKYVAFLDSDDAWLPGKLEVQVRFLESHPEYKICQTEEIWIRHGVRVNPMKKHAKPSGWIFEACLKLCLISPSAVMIDREFLLGLGGFDAEFPVCEDYELWLRAALRTPVRTLPDRLVVKQGGHPDQLSRAHWGMDRFRVRALEKLFASEALSESQRRAATAELTHKLKILSSGFAKRRPEQPDPYKEKLRCLEAPSP; translated from the coding sequence ATGGCCATCTGCGACGTCAGCGTCATCATTCCTACCCATAATCGCCTGGAATTCCTGCGCAAGGCCTTGGGTTCCGTTCTTTCCCAAGAACCATCGCCCCGCGAGGTGATCGTCGTCGACGACGGCTCGACGGACGGGACCTGGGCATGGCTGGGCGCGCTCGCCGAGCCGCGCCTGCGGGCGATCCGGAAGGAGAATCAAGGCCCCGCCGCCGCGCGCAACCGAGGTCTGGCGCTCGCCTCCGGCAAGTACGTCGCTTTCCTCGACTCCGACGACGCTTGGCTGCCGGGCAAGCTCGAGGTCCAAGTCCGTTTCTTGGAGTCGCATCCCGAGTATAAGATCTGCCAGACCGAGGAAATATGGATCCGCCACGGCGTGCGCGTCAATCCGATGAAGAAGCACGCCAAGCCCTCGGGCTGGATCTTCGAGGCCTGCCTCAAGCTCTGCCTGATCTCGCCCTCGGCCGTCATGATCGACCGGGAGTTTCTCCTCGGGCTCGGCGGCTTCGACGCCGAATTTCCCGTCTGCGAGGACTACGAACTTTGGCTCCGCGCCGCGCTGCGGACGCCCGTCCGCACGCTCCCTGACCGCCTCGTTGTCAAGCAGGGCGGCCACCCCGACCAGCTCTCGCGTGCCCACTGGGGCATGGACCGCTTCCGCGTGCGGGCCTTGGAGAAGTTGTTCGCCTCCGAAGCCCTCTCCGAATCCCAGCGCCGCGCGGCCACGGCCGAGCTGACGCATAAGTTAAAGATCCTATCCTCGGGCTTCGCCAAGCGCCGGCCCGAGCAACCCGATCCCTACAAGGAAAAACTCCGATGTCTCGAAGCGCCCTCGCCCTAA